In a single window of the Geotrypetes seraphini chromosome 11, aGeoSer1.1, whole genome shotgun sequence genome:
- the LOC117369290 gene encoding disintegrin and metalloproteinase domain-containing protein 15-like isoform X5, with the protein MTHRFLPIISGSKGPNRISHPPMTSKISHTEARAMGQAPPERPRPPQRMQSTELQVMPPTTKGTAFDRPAPPSRPLPDDPVPRKSQPQVPVKPPPPKKPLPSDPATQDQEELLSAVPIYTPQAVVFPSRPAPPPPTAIGGNLQAQQV; encoded by the exons ATGACACACAGGTTTCTGCCAATTATATCTGGCTCTAAGGGACCGAACAGGATTTCGCACCCACCCATGACAAGCAA GATTTCTCATACAGAAGCACGAGCCATGGGCCAGGCACCCCCTGAACGCCCAAGACCCCCTCAGCGGATGCAGAGCACAGAGCTCCAGGTGATGCCGCCCACGACTAAG GGCACAGCTTTCGACAGGCCTGCCCCACCCTCAAGACCTCTGCCAGATGACCCCGTGCCAAGGAAGTCTCAG CCTCAAGTTCCTGTGAAACCACCTCCCCCAAAGAAGCCCCTGCCCTCGGACCCGGCGACCCAAGACCAAGAAGAGCTGCTTTCTGCCGTGCCCATATACACGCCTCAGGCAGTAGTGTTCCCTTCCAG GCCGGCGCCCCCTCCGCCTACAGCCATTGGTGGGAACCTCCAGGCGCAGCAAGTGTAA
- the LOC117369290 gene encoding disintegrin and metalloproteinase domain-containing protein 15-like isoform X3, whose product MTHRISHTEARAMGQAPPERPRPPQRMQSTELQVMPPTTKPFSQDSTRPDPPSKPLPPDPVPKQLQGTAFDRPAPPSRPLPDDPVPRKSQPQVPVKPPPPKKPLPSDPATQDQEELLSAVPIYTPQAVVFPSRPAPPPPTAIGGNLQAQQV is encoded by the exons ATGACACACAG GATTTCTCATACAGAAGCACGAGCCATGGGCCAGGCACCCCCTGAACGCCCAAGACCCCCTCAGCGGATGCAGAGCACAGAGCTCCAGGTGATGCCGCCCACGACTAAG CCTTTTTCTCAAGACTCTACAAGGCCAGATCCACCTTCCAAGCCTCTTCCACCCGATCCGGTCCCAAAGCAGTTACAG GGCACAGCTTTCGACAGGCCTGCCCCACCCTCAAGACCTCTGCCAGATGACCCCGTGCCAAGGAAGTCTCAG CCTCAAGTTCCTGTGAAACCACCTCCCCCAAAGAAGCCCCTGCCCTCGGACCCGGCGACCCAAGACCAAGAAGAGCTGCTTTCTGCCGTGCCCATATACACGCCTCAGGCAGTAGTGTTCCCTTCCAG GCCGGCGCCCCCTCCGCCTACAGCCATTGGTGGGAACCTCCAGGCGCAGCAAGTGTAA
- the LOC117369290 gene encoding disintegrin and metalloproteinase domain-containing protein 15-like isoform X2 translates to MEQDCDSWVHKMRWISHTEARAMGQAPPERPRPPQRMQSTELQVMPPTTKPFSQDSTRPDPPSKPLPPDPVPKQLQGTAFDRPAPPSRPLPDDPVPRKSQPQVPVKPPPPKKPLPSDPATQDQEELLSAVPIYTPQAVVFPSRPAPPPPTAIGGNLQAQQV, encoded by the exons ATGGAACAGGATTGTGATTCCTGGGTGCATAAAATGAGGTG GATTTCTCATACAGAAGCACGAGCCATGGGCCAGGCACCCCCTGAACGCCCAAGACCCCCTCAGCGGATGCAGAGCACAGAGCTCCAGGTGATGCCGCCCACGACTAAG CCTTTTTCTCAAGACTCTACAAGGCCAGATCCACCTTCCAAGCCTCTTCCACCCGATCCGGTCCCAAAGCAGTTACAG GGCACAGCTTTCGACAGGCCTGCCCCACCCTCAAGACCTCTGCCAGATGACCCCGTGCCAAGGAAGTCTCAG CCTCAAGTTCCTGTGAAACCACCTCCCCCAAAGAAGCCCCTGCCCTCGGACCCGGCGACCCAAGACCAAGAAGAGCTGCTTTCTGCCGTGCCCATATACACGCCTCAGGCAGTAGTGTTCCCTTCCAG GCCGGCGCCCCCTCCGCCTACAGCCATTGGTGGGAACCTCCAGGCGCAGCAAGTGTAA
- the LOC117369290 gene encoding disintegrin and metalloproteinase domain-containing protein 15-like isoform X6, protein MTHRISHTEARAMGQAPPERPRPPQRMQSTELQVMPPTTKGTAFDRPAPPSRPLPDDPVPRKSQPQVPVKPPPPKKPLPSDPATQDQEELLSAVPIYTPQAVVFPSRPAPPPPTAIGGNLQAQQV, encoded by the exons ATGACACACAG GATTTCTCATACAGAAGCACGAGCCATGGGCCAGGCACCCCCTGAACGCCCAAGACCCCCTCAGCGGATGCAGAGCACAGAGCTCCAGGTGATGCCGCCCACGACTAAG GGCACAGCTTTCGACAGGCCTGCCCCACCCTCAAGACCTCTGCCAGATGACCCCGTGCCAAGGAAGTCTCAG CCTCAAGTTCCTGTGAAACCACCTCCCCCAAAGAAGCCCCTGCCCTCGGACCCGGCGACCCAAGACCAAGAAGAGCTGCTTTCTGCCGTGCCCATATACACGCCTCAGGCAGTAGTGTTCCCTTCCAG GCCGGCGCCCCCTCCGCCTACAGCCATTGGTGGGAACCTCCAGGCGCAGCAAGTGTAA
- the LOC117369290 gene encoding disintegrin and metalloproteinase domain-containing protein 15-like isoform X1 encodes MTHRFLPIISGSKGPNRISHPPMTSKISHTEARAMGQAPPERPRPPQRMQSTELQVMPPTTKPFSQDSTRPDPPSKPLPPDPVPKQLQGTAFDRPAPPSRPLPDDPVPRKSQPQVPVKPPPPKKPLPSDPATQDQEELLSAVPIYTPQAVVFPSRPAPPPPTAIGGNLQAQQV; translated from the exons ATGACACACAGGTTTCTGCCAATTATATCTGGCTCTAAGGGACCGAACAGGATTTCGCACCCACCCATGACAAGCAA GATTTCTCATACAGAAGCACGAGCCATGGGCCAGGCACCCCCTGAACGCCCAAGACCCCCTCAGCGGATGCAGAGCACAGAGCTCCAGGTGATGCCGCCCACGACTAAG CCTTTTTCTCAAGACTCTACAAGGCCAGATCCACCTTCCAAGCCTCTTCCACCCGATCCGGTCCCAAAGCAGTTACAG GGCACAGCTTTCGACAGGCCTGCCCCACCCTCAAGACCTCTGCCAGATGACCCCGTGCCAAGGAAGTCTCAG CCTCAAGTTCCTGTGAAACCACCTCCCCCAAAGAAGCCCCTGCCCTCGGACCCGGCGACCCAAGACCAAGAAGAGCTGCTTTCTGCCGTGCCCATATACACGCCTCAGGCAGTAGTGTTCCCTTCCAG GCCGGCGCCCCCTCCGCCTACAGCCATTGGTGGGAACCTCCAGGCGCAGCAAGTGTAA
- the LOC117369290 gene encoding disintegrin and metalloproteinase domain-containing protein 15-like isoform X4 — protein sequence MLQISHTEARAMGQAPPERPRPPQRMQSTELQVMPPTTKPFSQDSTRPDPPSKPLPPDPVPKQLQGTAFDRPAPPSRPLPDDPVPRKSQPQVPVKPPPPKKPLPSDPATQDQEELLSAVPIYTPQAVVFPSRPAPPPPTAIGGNLQAQQV from the exons ATGCTTCA GATTTCTCATACAGAAGCACGAGCCATGGGCCAGGCACCCCCTGAACGCCCAAGACCCCCTCAGCGGATGCAGAGCACAGAGCTCCAGGTGATGCCGCCCACGACTAAG CCTTTTTCTCAAGACTCTACAAGGCCAGATCCACCTTCCAAGCCTCTTCCACCCGATCCGGTCCCAAAGCAGTTACAG GGCACAGCTTTCGACAGGCCTGCCCCACCCTCAAGACCTCTGCCAGATGACCCCGTGCCAAGGAAGTCTCAG CCTCAAGTTCCTGTGAAACCACCTCCCCCAAAGAAGCCCCTGCCCTCGGACCCGGCGACCCAAGACCAAGAAGAGCTGCTTTCTGCCGTGCCCATATACACGCCTCAGGCAGTAGTGTTCCCTTCCAG GCCGGCGCCCCCTCCGCCTACAGCCATTGGTGGGAACCTCCAGGCGCAGCAAGTGTAA